One window from the genome of Clostridia bacterium encodes:
- a CDS encoding TetR/AcrR family transcriptional regulator C-terminal domain-containing protein produces MKNEKADRRVKYTKMFLKKGLVELMRENPISKISVKMLCETADINRSTFYAHYTDQYDLLEQLEQEVIEELKKFISKDAFSKQTIQTVHSLKQILDYIAQNGDLFITLLSENGDSSFHREIMFLAQQKIISDIHNDLNIDARTSEYLKSFAITGTLSIVQKWLIDGMIESTEEMTELVSKLLYKGPSAFYS; encoded by the coding sequence ATGAAAAATGAGAAAGCAGACCGTAGAGTAAAGTACACAAAAATGTTCCTTAAAAAAGGCCTTGTGGAGCTGATGCGGGAAAATCCAATCTCAAAGATATCCGTTAAAATGCTATGTGAAACCGCCGATATAAACAGGAGCACCTTCTATGCACACTATACAGACCAATACGATTTGCTTGAGCAGTTGGAGCAGGAAGTGATTGAAGAACTGAAAAAATTCATAAGTAAAGATGCTTTTTCCAAGCAAACAATACAGACAGTACATTCATTGAAACAAATACTCGACTATATAGCGCAGAATGGTGACTTATTCATAACTTTACTTAGTGAAAACGGGGATTCCTCTTTTCATAGAGAAATAATGTTTTTAGCACAGCAAAAAATAATCTCGGATATTCACAATGACTTGAATATAGATGCAAGAACCTCAGAGTACTTGAAAAGCTTCGCCATTACGGGTACTTTAAGTATAGTACAAAAATGGTTAATAGATGGTATGATCGAATCAACAGAAGAAATGACTGAATTAGTCTCAAAGCTACTTTATAAGGGTCCTTCAGCTTTTTACTCCTAA
- a CDS encoding iron-sulfur cluster assembly scaffold protein, with protein sequence MNYSHEVEQMICVKKGPNHGPAPIPEEGKWVKAKEVKDISGLSHGIGWCAPQQGCCKLTLNVKEGIIEEALVETLGCSGMTHSAAMAAEILSGKTILEALNTDLVCDAINVAMREIFKQLAYGRTQSAFSEGGLPIGAGLEDLGKGLRSQVGTMFGTKAKGVRYLEMAEGYILNIGLDADNEVIGYKFVHLGKMMDAIKKGVDPKEAYEKNIGTYGRFAEAVKVIDPRHE encoded by the coding sequence ATGAACTATTCACATGAGGTTGAACAAATGATTTGCGTCAAAAAAGGTCCAAATCATGGGCCAGCCCCAATTCCTGAAGAAGGAAAATGGGTAAAAGCAAAAGAGGTAAAAGACATATCCGGCTTATCACATGGTATAGGCTGGTGTGCACCACAGCAGGGATGCTGTAAGCTCACACTAAATGTTAAAGAAGGTATAATTGAGGAGGCTCTTGTTGAGACTCTGGGATGCTCCGGTATGACTCACTCAGCTGCAATGGCTGCAGAAATTCTCAGTGGAAAAACTATCCTTGAAGCATTGAATACTGACCTTGTTTGTGATGCAATAAACGTTGCAATGAGAGAAATATTCAAGCAACTTGCATATGGAAGAACACAGTCAGCTTTCTCAGAAGGTGGACTCCCTATAGGTGCAGGACTTGAAGACCTGGGTAAAGGCTTGCGTTCACAGGTCGGAACAATGTTCGGAACTAAGGCGAAGGGTGTAAGATACTTGGAAATGGCTGAAGGTTACATATTGAATATCGGACTTGATGCAGATAATGAAGTAATCGGTTATAAGTTCGTACACCTCGGAAAAATGATGGATGCCATTAAAAAAGGTGTTGATCCTAAGGAAGCTTATGAAAAGAACATTGGTACTTACGGAAGATTTGCTGAAGCAGTAAAAGTTATTGATCCAAGACATGAATAA
- a CDS encoding GGGtGRT protein codes for MVRFEGYERRIDKINACMAEYGFKSLEEVKDFCTSKGIDVDKIVRDVQPIAFENAVWAYTLGCGVALKKGVKNAAEAAEAIGIGLQAFCIPGSVADSRKVGIGHGNLGAMLLKEETKCFCFLAGHESFAAAEGAIGIARTANKVRKEPLQVILNGLGKDAAYIISRINGFTYIETDYDFATGELKVVNTKAYSNGEKAKVRVYGANDVLEGVAIMIKESVDVSITGNSTNPTRFQHLVAGTYKKWAGENGKRYFSVASGGGTGRTLHPDNMAAGPASYGLTDSMGRMHGDAQFAGSSSVPAHVEMMGLIGMGNNPMVGATVAVAVAIEESIK; via the coding sequence GTGGTTAGATTTGAAGGATATGAAAGAAGAATAGATAAAATAAATGCTTGTATGGCTGAATACGGATTTAAAAGTCTTGAAGAAGTAAAGGATTTCTGTACTTCAAAGGGTATAGATGTTGATAAAATAGTAAGAGACGTGCAGCCTATCGCTTTCGAAAATGCTGTATGGGCTTACACTCTGGGTTGTGGTGTTGCGTTAAAGAAGGGTGTTAAGAATGCAGCTGAAGCGGCTGAAGCTATAGGTATAGGATTGCAGGCTTTCTGTATTCCTGGTTCCGTTGCTGACTCCAGAAAAGTAGGTATCGGACATGGTAATCTCGGTGCAATGTTGTTAAAAGAAGAAACAAAATGTTTTTGCTTCCTTGCAGGACATGAATCTTTTGCTGCTGCAGAAGGTGCTATAGGCATAGCAAGAACAGCAAACAAAGTAAGAAAAGAGCCACTTCAGGTTATCCTAAATGGTCTCGGAAAAGATGCGGCATATATAATTTCAAGAATCAACGGTTTTACATATATAGAAACTGATTATGATTTTGCTACAGGCGAACTTAAAGTGGTTAATACCAAAGCTTACTCAAATGGGGAAAAAGCTAAGGTTAGAGTTTATGGGGCAAATGATGTTCTTGAAGGTGTTGCAATAATGATTAAGGAAAGTGTTGACGTTTCAATTACCGGTAACTCAACCAATCCAACAAGATTCCAGCACTTAGTTGCAGGAACATATAAGAAGTGGGCCGGTGAGAACGGTAAAAGATACTTCTCGGTTGCTTCCGGCGGCGGTACCGGCAGAACGCTTCATCCGGACAACATGGCTGCAGGACCAGCTTCCTACGGTTTGACCGACTCTATGGGCAGAATGCACGGAGATGCTCAGTTTGCAGGTTCATCTTCAGTTCCTGCACACGTTGAAATGATGGGTCTTATCGGTATGGGCAATAACCCAATGGTTGGTGCAACAGTTGCAGTTGCAGTTGCGATTGAGGAATCAATAAAGTAA
- a CDS encoding C39 family peptidase, protein MKPTYYSQYDEPYASYPYPSANHPQANIKSSGCGVTCFAMVQATLQNPKYTPIDGAKDAISMNDRGLEGTEDEFFQHAAAKYKLQFSQTSDLNTVLDSLKNGKLVVCRMKDWFRPGAGHFILSWGVNNGKIQINDPASRENSQKLWDTTIFTQKCIRYFIYGKL, encoded by the coding sequence ATGAAACCAACATACTATAGTCAATATGATGAGCCATACGCAAGTTATCCGTATCCATCAGCAAATCACCCCCAGGCTAATATTAAAAGTTCAGGCTGTGGTGTAACTTGCTTTGCAATGGTACAAGCTACCTTGCAAAATCCCAAATACACGCCTATAGATGGTGCAAAGGACGCCATTTCTATGAATGACCGTGGTTTAGAGGGTACAGAGGACGAGTTTTTTCAACATGCGGCAGCTAAGTATAAATTACAATTCAGCCAGACAAGTGACCTGAATACGGTTTTAGATTCGCTTAAAAATGGTAAACTTGTTGTATGCCGCATGAAAGATTGGTTTAGACCAGGAGCCGGACACTTTATATTGTCTTGGGGAGTAAATAATGGGAAAATCCAAATTAATGATCCTGCCAGCCGTGAAAACTCGCAGAAACTATGGGACACAACGATATTTACACAAAAATGTATTAGGTATTTTATATATGGCAAGCTCTGA
- a CDS encoding B12-binding domain-containing radical SAM protein, whose protein sequence is MNYGETVPVERKPYVLLFFIQRILFKNSFEYIDPLGLMALAAFIGEKGYNPGVFSGTVTEAAAVLEREIKKRTVSAVGLYCDFENQSVVESFSSYVKEHWGIPVIVGGPQAVALSKEFITSSGCFAVARGEGEYTLWELLEYIVHNKGSIEGIAGITYINEKGDLKSNPDRSLITDLDALPFQNPSHSLTQRKNNFSLLTGRGCPFHCAFCYEGGNTKTVRLRSVQNVTAEIIRLFDQNPYARYVWFSDDTFTLNTSRVLEFCTELTRLREKKDFVWFCEGHPSTLVKEPGVIRQMVDAGLVRMQIGIESGSRHVIEQYRKQTTLEQIEEVILLCREADLPQLCGNIIIGGAGETLETIEETWAYIDKLLSLAPGMLDISLTLFMPFPGTAMTRCPRKFGMDIVDPDALTSIGDYPVASTEKMELGEIASARRMFTHRMLERMSELVDRGLVPHRDIIRHYRLNADYGISSIWHRAIYSQKHFLHRRYMLLAGSSAKRMEDIDSSQIDNYRPVRVFTLWNGISWRGDIPEILGYVLSPLEYELILLCSGKLKLWQVVDEICRKFSGRYENSKEAREIIMKILKEFEGRNWLVFVPY, encoded by the coding sequence ATGAATTATGGCGAGACAGTTCCCGTAGAGAGAAAACCTTATGTTTTGCTTTTTTTCATACAAAGAATCCTTTTCAAAAATTCCTTTGAATATATAGATCCTCTTGGTTTGATGGCTTTAGCCGCATTTATAGGGGAAAAGGGATATAATCCAGGGGTTTTTTCTGGTACGGTAACAGAAGCAGCTGCGGTGTTGGAAAGAGAGATAAAAAAAAGGACTGTCTCTGCAGTAGGACTGTACTGTGATTTTGAAAACCAATCGGTAGTAGAGAGTTTCAGCAGCTATGTAAAAGAACACTGGGGTATACCTGTCATTGTAGGCGGACCCCAGGCAGTGGCGCTAAGCAAGGAATTTATCACTTCATCAGGATGTTTCGCTGTTGCTCGTGGTGAAGGTGAATATACATTATGGGAGTTGTTGGAATATATAGTACACAACAAAGGCAGTATTGAAGGCATAGCCGGCATTACATACATTAATGAAAAAGGCGATTTGAAATCAAACCCGGACAGAAGCTTAATTACGGATTTGGACGCACTGCCGTTTCAAAATCCGTCCCATTCTCTTACCCAACGAAAAAATAACTTCTCTTTATTGACCGGTCGCGGTTGTCCGTTTCATTGCGCTTTCTGCTACGAAGGTGGAAACACAAAAACTGTACGTCTGCGCAGTGTTCAAAATGTAACAGCTGAAATAATCCGATTATTTGACCAAAATCCATACGCAAGATATGTATGGTTTTCCGACGACACATTTACTCTCAATACGTCTCGTGTTCTGGAGTTTTGTACAGAATTGACCCGTTTACGCGAAAAAAAGGATTTTGTATGGTTTTGCGAGGGTCATCCCAGCACATTGGTCAAAGAACCCGGGGTAATAAGGCAAATGGTTGATGCGGGACTTGTCCGTATGCAGATAGGAATAGAGTCAGGTTCCAGGCATGTAATAGAGCAATACCGCAAGCAAACTACACTTGAGCAAATTGAGGAAGTAATCCTATTGTGCCGGGAAGCGGATTTGCCCCAGCTTTGCGGCAACATAATTATCGGGGGAGCTGGAGAAACCCTGGAGACAATAGAAGAGACTTGGGCATATATCGACAAGCTGCTAAGCTTAGCGCCAGGCATGCTGGACATATCCCTGACCTTGTTCATGCCTTTTCCCGGTACGGCTATGACGCGCTGCCCCAGAAAGTTTGGAATGGACATTGTAGACCCGGACGCTTTGACATCAATAGGAGATTATCCTGTAGCTTCTACTGAAAAAATGGAATTGGGCGAAATAGCTTCGGCACGGAGAATGTTTACACACAGGATGCTGGAACGTATGAGTGAACTGGTAGATAGGGGTTTGGTTCCGCATAGGGATATAATACGGCACTACCGGTTGAATGCTGACTATGGGATTTCCAGTATATGGCATAGAGCTATTTATTCTCAAAAACATTTTCTCCACAGGCGGTATATGCTTTTGGCAGGAAGTTCCGCGAAAAGGATGGAGGACATTGATTCCAGCCAAATTGACAACTATCGTCCGGTACGTGTTTTTACTTTATGGAACGGTATTTCTTGGAGGGGAGATATACCTGAAATACTTGGATATGTATTGTCACCCCTTGAATATGAACTGATACTTCTTTGCAGCGGAAAACTTAAGTTATGGCAAGTGGTGGATGAAATCTGCCGGAAGTTTTCCGGAAGGTATGAAAACTCAAAGGAGGCAAGGGAGATAATTATGAAAATCCTTAAGGAATTTGAAGGACGGAACTGGCTGGTATTTGTACCCTACTAA
- a CDS encoding B12-binding domain-containing radical SAM protein — MEGRVLLFNIHRITSDILNLEVESPGLLALAAFLETKGYDALVYQGEPSLARDFLGRQSKENIILAVGFYCDFENRTEVSEMSRFIASNYGLPVIFGGPQVSGMDAEYISNSKCTAAIAGEGEITLWRFLDCLCEQGGDWRELGGVVYVDESGTLIQKPCGNIVQNLDELPLPALHRWVNRPVRRKAHVLTGRGCPFNCAFCHEGSLSRSVRLRSVEHVLHEVETILDNEPYINYIVFADDTFTLSPERVKKLCEGLVRLRQKRDFIWYCEGHIKLLDKWPEMLADMVEAGMVRLQMGIESGVQSVLDKYNKGTTVPQIENVIKAAVDAGVHQIVGFFITGGPFESRETIERNKAFYERLIELAPGIIELGPSPLMPYPDTDIARCPGKYGIRILDPKGNTTFSDYPVTETEAMTREEIAKAQKELIAHGVGVMMRLFRQGKVPHERVLNCFRFHSYGAVSVWYTAIYSQVPFVHGYYTLLARGAVSRSDEIPENRIEEWRPQRTMEIWHDVDFSQGFPRIGRDVLSPLEFELLLYSTGKLCLCQVLDIVYDKFSGRIETRREFDDMARRILRSFEKKYWLVYAPL; from the coding sequence ATGGAAGGCAGGGTCTTGCTATTTAATATACACAGGATAACAAGCGATATATTGAATCTAGAAGTGGAATCGCCTGGACTGCTGGCACTGGCTGCTTTTTTGGAGACCAAAGGGTATGATGCCCTTGTTTACCAGGGGGAGCCGTCCTTGGCAAGGGATTTTCTTGGGAGACAGAGCAAGGAAAATATAATATTGGCTGTAGGCTTTTATTGCGATTTTGAAAACCGGACTGAGGTTTCGGAGATGAGCCGGTTCATTGCCAGCAATTACGGTTTGCCGGTAATTTTTGGGGGTCCTCAGGTAAGTGGTATGGATGCTGAATATATAAGCAATTCAAAATGCACCGCTGCTATAGCCGGAGAAGGTGAAATTACACTGTGGCGCTTTCTGGACTGCCTCTGTGAGCAAGGGGGCGACTGGCGGGAGCTGGGCGGTGTAGTTTATGTGGACGAAAGTGGGACTCTCATACAAAAGCCTTGTGGGAATATAGTTCAAAACCTTGACGAGCTGCCTTTGCCGGCACTTCACAGGTGGGTAAACAGGCCTGTACGCAGGAAGGCTCATGTACTGACAGGCCGAGGATGCCCTTTTAATTGTGCTTTCTGCCATGAAGGCAGCCTTTCGAGAAGTGTACGGCTGCGAAGCGTGGAACATGTACTGCATGAGGTGGAAACAATACTGGATAATGAACCTTACATAAATTATATTGTTTTTGCGGACGATACGTTTACATTATCACCTGAGCGTGTGAAGAAGCTATGCGAAGGGCTTGTACGTTTGAGACAAAAAAGGGACTTCATCTGGTACTGTGAGGGGCATATAAAGCTCCTGGACAAATGGCCTGAAATGCTTGCAGATATGGTAGAAGCCGGGATGGTCAGGCTGCAGATGGGAATTGAATCCGGAGTGCAGAGTGTTCTGGACAAATATAACAAAGGAACCACGGTACCGCAAATAGAAAATGTAATCAAGGCTGCAGTTGATGCAGGGGTACATCAAATCGTAGGATTTTTTATAACAGGAGGTCCCTTCGAAAGCCGTGAGACCATAGAAAGGAACAAAGCCTTTTATGAAAGGCTTATTGAGCTTGCGCCGGGCATAATTGAATTAGGCCCCAGCCCGTTGATGCCATACCCTGATACTGATATTGCACGTTGTCCCGGAAAGTATGGCATACGCATTCTTGATCCAAAAGGAAATACTACTTTCTCCGACTATCCTGTGACTGAGACAGAGGCTATGACAAGAGAGGAAATCGCAAAGGCGCAAAAAGAATTGATAGCCCATGGTGTGGGTGTAATGATGCGGCTGTTTAGGCAAGGCAAAGTGCCACATGAAAGGGTGCTGAACTGTTTCCGTTTTCACTCCTATGGAGCTGTGTCTGTATGGTATACTGCAATTTACAGCCAGGTTCCTTTTGTACACGGCTATTATACACTGCTGGCCCGTGGGGCGGTAAGCCGGTCTGATGAAATCCCTGAAAACCGGATTGAAGAGTGGCGTCCACAAAGGACTATGGAGATATGGCATGATGTTGATTTTTCGCAGGGATTCCCCAGAATAGGAAGGGATGTACTCTCGCCGCTGGAGTTTGAGTTGTTGTTGTACAGTACAGGGAAGCTGTGCCTTTGCCAGGTATTGGACATTGTATATGATAAATTCTCCGGCAGGATTGAAACCCGTAGGGAGTTTGATGATATGGCAAGG